A stretch of Besnoitia besnoiti strain Bb-Ger1 chromosome V, whole genome shotgun sequence DNA encodes these proteins:
- a CDS encoding hypothetical protein (encoded by transcript BESB_062180): MLGPLRACRPPASSVCASSLSPSLVRSAAAAANRQAGEPCSAGASSLLSSSARSSSAGAAAVSSSGSTSASRSLLLSSLSSSAFSASPSSFSAASRLATSSRSSLSRFWSGPLVDDLRSRGFSSAGAPQKPQKTANSSETWLEVERARPRVPNAFDGTYQWPQAAPNPLEIKRETFQAFMHGKTERFSRELKVFLYGWGITLFIVGLTLLTIKLMAPDDFEWVEAERERMEQAKRKKANAEAAALAAAKRLQEGEGGQ; encoded by the exons ATGCTGGGCCCTCTCCGGGCTTGCCGCCCGCCCGCTTCGTCTgtctgcgcttcttctctgtctccttctctcgtgagatccgccgcagctgccgcgaaTCGTCAGGCAGGAGAACCTTGCTCTgctggcgcctcctcgctccttTCATCTTCTGCGcgttcttcctccgcgggcgctgctgccgtctcttCCTCTGGTTCAacgtctgcctcgcgctccctcctcctctcctctttgTCGTCCTCTGCTTTTTCGGCCTccccttcctccttctccgccgcatcTCGTCTCGCAACCTCTTCTCGTTCTAGTTTGTCGCGTTTTTGGTCGGGGCCGCTCGTTGACGATCTGCGTTCGCGAGGCTTTTCCTCGGCGGGCGCTCCGCAAaagccgcagaagacagccAACTCCAGCGAAACGTGGCTGGAGgtcgagcgcgcgcgcccgcgcgtgcCCAATGCCTTCGACGGGACCTACCAGTGGCCTCAGGCTGCGCCGAATCCCCTCGAAATCAAGAGGGAAACCTTCCAGGCGTTCATGCACGGAAAGACTGAGCGCTTCTCCAGGGAACTCAAG GTCTTTCTGTACGGCTGGGGCATCACGCTCTTCATCGTCGGCTTGACGCTGCTGACGATCAAACTCATGGCCCCGGATGACTTCGAGTGGGTCGAGGCGGAGCGGGAGCGCATggagcaggcgaagcggaagaaagcgaacgcggaggctgcggccctGGCAGCGGCCAAAAGACTtcaagagggagagggggggcagtga
- a CDS encoding proteasome activator pa28 beta subunit protein (encoded by transcript BESB_062190), producing MDSAPSPPVQGVMRRLESSEVPETSLAPGGPRPAPSASLSSSSFPSSASSLAAAAASPTSPAAGNKKRPRTGTGGGGSDRGIAEAVRLMQSGKLAKLEPSEEKVKEEYEQYRNDVTRRALQILTDDLPRRIVQFLRLVDVNAEPGALLVSDDLPSPVLRPLLTEEELASYSVKPVEASEESGAVASSAFSHAASPAFRWSFSVEPLLSLSAPDSARLRKFLQDKVNDVFSSGRGDAPSQGAPDEAPARKDASAAENGKAPSQGTDAGGAAQASSAATSAPSCAEKQEAICVRLGQQAQFVKEEAVAMRELLNAVKIFMQLHVPRIEDGNNFGVAIQEEAIHLLNRVEESAFNLYDTVLKYYLARAKLCSKLVKYPNTLDYQMAIVELDRKEWVHLKITNLDLRNNYIMLYDLICKNWQNVIAPKGRNQSTSQLAFY from the exons ATGGATAgcgctccctcgccgccagTGCAAGGCGTCATGCGCCGACTGGAGTCCTCAGAGGTTCCTGAAACCAGCCTGGCGCCGGGGggcccgcggcctgcgcccagcgcctctctctcttcttcctcgtttccctcctctgcctcgtctctcgccgccgctgcggcctcgccgaccAGCCCAGCCGCAGGCAACAAGAAGCGCCCGCGCACGGggactggcggcggcggcagcgacagaggcATTGCAGAGGCTGTCCGCCTCATGCAGAGCGGCAAACTCGCCAAGCTGGAGCCTTCTGAAGAGAAAGTCAAGGAAGAATACGAACA GTACCGCAACGATGTTACGCGCCGCGCTTTGCAGATCCTCACAGACGAtctgccgcggcgcatcGTTCAGTTTCTGCGGCTCGTTGACGTCAACGCAGAGCCCGGCGCCTTGCTGGTCTCCGACGACCTGCCGTCTCCCGTGTTGCGACCGCTCCTTACTGAGGA GGAACTGGCGAGCTACTCCGTAAAGCctgtggaggcgagcgaggagtcGGGGGCCGTCGCGTCATCGGCGTTTTCGCATGCAGCGTCTCCGGCTTTCCGCTGGAGTTTCTCAGTCgagccgcttctctctctctcggcgccggactcggcgcggctgcgcaagTTTCTTCAGGACAAAGTCAACGACGTGTTCAGCTCAGggcggggcgacgcgccgtcgcAGGGAGCGCCTGAcgaagcgcccgcgaggaaggacgcgagcgcggcggagaacggCAAAGCGCCTTCTCAGGGCACGGACGCGGGCGGggctgcgcaggcctcctccgctgccacctcggcgccttcctgcgccgAGAAGCAAGAGGCAATCTGCGTGCGCCTGGGCCAGCAGGCCCAGTTCgtgaaggaggaggcggtcGCGATGCGCGAGCTGCTCAACGCCGTGAAAATCTTCATGCAGCTCCACGTCCCACGGATCGAAGACGGCAACAACTTCGGCGTGGCCATCCAAGAAGAGGCCATTCACCTCCTTAA ccgcgtcgaggAGAGCGCCTTCAACTTATACGACACGGTTCTGAAGTACTACCTGGCCCGCGCGAAGCTCTGCAGCAAGCTGGTGAAGTATCCCAACACGCTCGACTACCAGATGGCCATCGTAGAGCTCGATAGAAAG GAGTGGGTGCACCTGAAAATCACGAATTTGGATCTTCGGAACAACTACATCATGCTCTACGACCTCATTTGCAAGAACTGGCAAAACGTGATTGCGCCCAAGGGCCGAAATCAGAGCACGAGTCAACTGGCGTTCTACTAA
- a CDS encoding hypothetical protein (encoded by transcript BESB_062200) yields the protein MLTGMEELKRKRQNGFSTGRTTPRQQPGLAALAQLDQGTQQNRRTAETGERQRC from the coding sequence ATGCTGACTGGAATGGAGGAGCTCAAAAGGAAAAGGCAAAACGGATTCAGCACGGGAAGAACCACGCCACGACAACAACCAGGTCTCGCTGCCCTGGCTCAGCTGGATCAAGGAACACAACAAAACCGACGAACGGCTGagacgggagagagacagcgctgCTGA
- a CDS encoding hypothetical protein (encoded by transcript BESB_062210): MPALAAPLLTESALGSLSAACGCAVASSGTVRSLCRRERPATPPSPPSDPHPTPPRFALSWSPSLSRQTRLVSERLGAVSASSPASFCLPVSHRRDAHAGALAAAASPLGFGGLFARRARLTRRHDRHESCSAQAFPRRGWHLLPLSSTASSLSSSVAALLHWSRFRPASRFAAPTSLFAAASLDMLPAGLQRDLTAREGLSGAAEASPGFAFALTQRRAFGSRRAKTVKQISYRALRRAINEFKQSELREHPREAASAFLIPAASSRLLPGEGATKALSDRPRLADSASLPLRPPSAADLRSSYADPLKYSTSLVPAPLPSPPPVLFQRTVTLPASPEKDLQLRARRLPLGNVKKLKSFELTAALCTYAQVYVHHAALWTALVKECDGRSEQFSPSEACWVLHAFAQAKARREKTSGAPRHAGADSAPDGASLRRASSRLCTHIARHFRFLSLPDAARALHAVSVLQLPDVRLFRLLWPLLPELLEEFRSQHLAADSSPQRAHRVLQLLVAALAHENAPHADVLRAAGDVYTSHINRWVDAQLQRMRQEKKRLRRRSRALAGSRSGGAVGATEGAQVEPGPGDADDKETSVIFRLSDLGDKSPLEQTQHKGAGASASEQDVDALLPMPRRLAAVLEAFARLQYRHEPLIAATLRLFQLSSASQPRPSTPVSAASDGAAAARPLQPSSALFQRGLEAAATAPSLQRPEDSFCPDRGAHVHPGGIGAPEALSSVSLNPYPALPAGVPPYRRSESRGGRERDGGGNCLPLTSSLSLGSLSSSVSQPTCLLAPSSPRGAAPTSASVLVPRVGSSAFPPVSVDSSQSRALSRRRTGVSLPWTGEAAVARALCLSPRALMRRKRDEGRNPASVSASPLSLQLKRFGFAGSPWQLPLGERHKRHALAGKLRKRVDWRRMLHETLASNVLPGRRSPFLSSKLERSKTKSAVIMQQIEARRAESAALAFRQRQKPWVAADLGTALVALEALGVKSLGLVQLWKHEVYANLHRLSHSETLDALETARRVGWYSRAFGQRAFARVAWCLKPERGGIRDANELVRAGLLLADWSNSDKEMQEVTRTVKKKMAAIGRQWLMEEEGEDALREVCRHLERLGHIPPPSASLQLSRSLAHSPATAASSHLRLSASGAGPLSTGAALPAVSQLTSPRDAASSARSDSADASAFLSSADALSSSGVCRGPSHLLPQSAQRPARAGSWPCPRRLPLRGLAGIFPWRPIEAISSEAVAPAHFPALLHITVSLFPTSPPIPLELLLPRIRQCAVGAAVSLNTVHDMLRDLNALQQFRAVAHRSPARVCRPNWVHSGVSSVASLARRAPASTFFSPAAAASPSSFISPCSSPRGPGYSSTASLACAKEAEPRAGIPRDGQDPREAILDRTEAALWRVARQRVRRAVAAVSENGMSGGAAGSDAPDAGEALASPSLQAGVPREEKRAVGLDALRQTDVTLEALARHGAMLISLKNAAVEASAFQPRQSCQPDAGERDTCSPATASGTGAPGALAPSSPGNVERKSPQAPVSSPEREMQQGCGEKGSWQEGRPARCVEGAARAEREAESVAVLNAVRRSIRMPPALRNTSQGGQDAARHSGANEPRLGEGWTPQNVKEAVAVLSLEAAPYTAGLLRPEPCLSRRVCRTPRNLEQNPSNSTSCRNCGHDAQGGPDEFDRHDVMPVSPRRRALPPACACLGAGPAEEGSCRQPWQPARKSAERAAPNRGQPSPSGDGRGDASKEDPPPSRAAYSGSQRRTSF; the protein is encoded by the exons ATGCCGGCActtgcggcgccgctcctcaCAGAGAGCGCTTTAGGCTCTCTGTCGgcagcctgcggctgcgccgttGCGTCGTCTGGGACAGTCAGATCCCTCTGTCGTCGCGAgcggcctgcgacgccgccctcgcctccctcggaTCCTCATCCCACTCCGCCGCGGTTCGCTCTGTCTTGgtctccttctctgtctcggcAAACGCGCCTTGTCTCTGAGCGTCTGGGCGCcgtttctgcgtcgtcgcctgcttcgTTCTGCCTGCCTGTCTCTCACCGACGCGATGCGCATGCTGGAgctctcgccgcagctgccagcCCGTTGGGCTTCGGCGGCCTGTTCGCCCGGCGCGCTCGTCTCACTCGACGGCATGACAGACACGAATCATGTTCTGCGCAAGCCTTTCCTCGCAGGGGATGGCAtttgcttcctctctcttccacGGCGTCTTCTTTATCGtccagcgtcgcggcgcttcttcaTTGGTCCCGCTTTCGTCCAGCGTCTCGCTTTGCCGCGCCGAcgtcgctcttcgcggccgccagcctTGACATGCTTCCCGCGGGGCTTCAACGGGATTTGACGGCTCGCGAAGGCCTTtcaggagctgcggaggcgagcccaggcttcgccttcgccttgacgcagcgccgcgccttcgggtCTCGCCGCGCCAAGACTGTGAAGCAGATTTCAtatcgcgcgctgcgccgcgcgatcAACGAGTTCAAGCAGAGCGAACTGAGGGAGCatccgcgagaggcggcgtcggcgttcCTTATCcccgccgcttcctcgcgccttcttcctggagaaggcgcgacgaaggcgctgagcgatcggccgcgcctcgcagactccgcctcgctgcccctacgcccgccgtctgcggcggatCTTCGGTCGTCCTACGCGGATCCTCTCAAGTACTCGACCTCGCTcgtgcccgcgccgctgccgtctccgccgccagtTCTGTTTCAGCGCACGGTGACGCTCCCGGCGAGCCCCGAGAAGGACCTTCAActtcgggcgcggcgcctgcctctgggGAACGTGAAAAAACTCAAGAGTTTCGAGCTgaccgcggcgctctgcacCTACGCTCAGGTCTACGTCCACCACGCGGCGCTGTGGACCGCACTCGTCAAGGAGTgcgacggccgcagcgagcagTTCAGTCCGTCGGAGGCCTGTTGGGTGCTGCATGCGTTTGCCCAGGCgaaagcgagacgcgagaagacctccggggcgccgcggcacgcgggcgccgactcGGCGCCAGATGGCGCTTCTCTCCGTCGGGCGTCGAGTCGTCTGTGCACGCACATCGCGCGGCACTTCCGCTTCCTGTCGCTGCCCgatgccgcgcgcgccctgcacGCCGTGAGTGTGTTGCAGCTGCCTGACGTGcggctcttccgcctcctgtGGCCTCTCCTTCCGGAGCTTCTCGAGGAGTTCCGTAGCCAGCACCTCGCGGCGGattcctcgccgcagcgcgcccaccgcgtgctgcagctcctagtcgcggcgctcgcgcacgAAAATGCTCCGCACGCCGACGTcctgcgcgctgcaggcgacgtcTACACCTCCCACATCAACCGCTGGGTGGACGCCCAGCtccagcgcatgcgccaagaaaagaagagactgcggagacgctcgcgcgcgctcgctggctcgcggagcggaggcgcggtcGGAGCGACCGAAGGCGCGCAAGTTGAGCCCGGCCccggagacgccgacgacaaGGAGACTTCGGTGATCTTTCGCCTGTCAGACCTGGGCGACAAGAGTCCGCTTGAGCAAACGCAGCACaaaggcgctggcgcgtctgCATCCGAGCAAGACGtggacgcgctgctgcccatgccgcgccgcctcgccgcagtgCTCGAAGCCTTCGCTCGCCTTCAGTACCGCCACGAGCCTCTCATCgctgcgacgctgcggctcttccagctctcctccgcgtcgcagccTCGTCCGTCGacgcctgtctctgccgcgtccgatggagccgcagcggcgcgcccgctccAGCCCAGCTCCGCCCTCTTCCAAAGAGGTctcgaggcggcagcgactgcCCCGTCGCTCCAGCGGCCGGAGGATTCCTTCTGTCCCGACAGGGGCGCTCATGTGCATCCGGGTGGAATTGGTGCGCCTGAAGCCCTGTCTTCGGTGTCTCTGAATCCGTATCCGGCGCTGCCCGCTGGTGTCCCTCCTTACCGGCGATCGGAGTCGCGTGgtggcagagagagggacggGGGCGGAAACTGCTTGCCTCTCACTTCCTCCTTGTCGCTGGGatctctttcctcttctgtctctcagCCAAcctgtcttctcgcgccttcgtcgccgcggggcgccgcgcctaCTTCGGCGTCCGTGTTGGTGCCACGCGTGGGGAGTTCCGCATTCCCTCCTGTGTCGGTAGATTCTTCGCAGTCGCGGGCTTtgtctcgccgtcgcacCGGCGTCAGCCTTCCGTggacgggcgaggcggctgtGGCTCGCGCGCtgtgtctgtcgcctcgcgcgctgaTGCGGCGCAAGCGTGACGAAGGGCGGAATCCTGCGTcggtctcggcgtcgccgctgtcgctccaGCTGAAGCGCTTCGGAttcgcgggctcgccgtGGCAGCTGCCTTTGGGCGAGCGCCACAAAcgccacgcgctcgccgggAAGCTGCGGAAGCGCGTCGACTGGAGGCGCATGCTGCACGAGACGCTCGCGAGCAACGTGCTGCCTGGGCGGCGGTCACCGTTTCTGAGCAGCAAGCTCGAGAGGAGCAAAACGAAGTCAGCTGTGATCATGCAGCAGatcgaggcgaggcgcgccgagagcgctgcgctggcgtTCCGCCAGAGACAGAAACCGTGGGTAGCTGCAGACCTCGGGACGGCGCTcgtggcgctggaggcgctcggcgtGAAGAGTCTGGGCCTGGTGCAGCTGTGGAAGCACGAGGTGTACGCAAACCTCCACCGCCTCTCCCACAGCGAGACgctcgacgcgctggagACCGCTAGACGAGTCGGATGGTACAGCAGGGCGTTCGGGCAGCGGGCGTTTGCGCGCGTGGCGTGGTGCCTCAAGCCCGAGAGGGGCGGAATTCGAGACGCGAACGAACTGGTTCGCGCTggcctgctgctcgccgacTGGAGCAACAGCGACAAAGAAATGCAGGAGGTGACGCGCACAGTCAAGAAGAAGATGGCGGCCATCGGGCGACAGTGGCTCAtggaagaggaaggcgaagacgcactCAGAG AAGTGTGCAGACACCTCGAGCGCCTAGGGCACATcccgcctccttcggctTCGCTGCAGCTGTCGCGCAGTCTGGCTCACTCTCCGGCGACCGCAGCGTCGAGCCATCTGCGACTCAGCGCCTCTGGGGCAGGGCCGCTCTCCAccggcgccgctctgccgGCGGTCTCGCAGCTCACGAGCCCGCGAGATgcagcctcttcggcgcgttCGGACTCAGCGGATGCGTCAGCTTTCCTGTCTTCGGCGGACGCTTTGTCCTCGTCAGGTGTCTGCAGAGGTCCTTCCCATTTGCTCCCTCAatctgcgcagcggcctgcacgcgccggcagctggCCGtgtcctcggcgcctcccgctTCGGGGCTTAGCGGGGATTTTCCCCTGGAGGCCGATTGAGGCCATCTCCTCGGAGGCAGTGGCGCCAGCTCATTTTCCCGCACTCCTGCACAtcactgtctctctcttcccgaCCTCTCCGCCGATTCCACTCGAGCTGCTCCTCCCGCGCATTCGCCAGTGCGCGGTAGGCGCGGCTGTATCGCTCAACACAGTTCACGACATGCTCAGGGACCTGAACGCGTTGCAGCAGTTCAGGGCTGTCGCGCATCGATCCCcggcgcgcgtgtgtcgcCCGAATTGGGTTCATTCCGGCGTGTCTTCTgtcgcttcgctcgcgcgtcgaGCTCCGGCTTCCACGtttttctcgcctgcggctgccgcgtcgccttcctcctttATCTCTCCttgctcgtcgccgcgcgggcctggATATTCTTCCACAGCATCGCTTGCATGTGCAAAAGAAGCAGAGCCGCGAGCGGGCATCCCCCGGGACGGGCAAGACCCTCGCGAAGCGATACTCGATCGGACGGAAGCTGCGTTgtggcgcgtcgcgcgccagcgagtcAGGCGGGCGGTTGCCGCAGTCTCTGAGAATGGAATgtctggcggcgcagcgggctcTGACGCGCCGGATGCTGGAGAGGCCCTTGCTTCTCCGTCCCTTCAGGCAGGCGTGCCGCGGGAGGAAAAGCGAGCTGTCGGCCTCGATGCCTTGAGGCAGACAGATGTAACCCTGGAAGCTCTGGCTCGCCACGGAGCTATGCTCATTAGTCTGAAAAACGCGGCCGTGGAGGCTTCGGCCTTCCAGCCACGCCAGAGTTGCCAGCCCGACGCGGGGGAAAGAGACACCTGTTCGCCCGCCACCGCTTCAGGCACGGGGGCGCCCGGTGCCCTTGCCCCGTCATCACCTGGGAACGTCGAGCGGAAGAGCCCACAggctcctgtctcctcgcctgaAAGGGAGATGCAGCAAGGTTGCGGGGAGAAGGGGAGCTGGCAAGAGGGGAGGCCTGCTCGCTGTgtcgaaggcgcagcgcgcgcagagagggaggcagaaAGCGTCGCTGTGTTAAATGCGGTACGGAGGAGTATCCGGATGCCTCCGGCGCTTCGGAATACCTCCCAGGGAGGCCAGGATGCTGCGCGTCACAGCGGGGCAAACGAGCCGCGCCTCGGAGAAGGCTGGACGCCCCAGAACGTCAAggaggccgtcgccgtcctctctcttgAGGCTGCGCCCTACACCGCAGGGCTTCTCAGGCCCGAGCCTTGTTTGTCCCGAAGGGTGTGCCGGACACCTAGAAATCTGGAACAGAATCCTTCAAACTCCACTAGCTGTAGAAACTGTGGCCATGACGCACAGGGCGGCCCTGACGAGTTCGACAGACATGACGTTATGCCGGTatcgcctcgtcggcgggcACTTCCGCCCGCATGCGCTTGTCTCGGCGCGGGccctgcagaggaaggcTCATGCAGACAGCCATGGCAGCCCGCGAGGAAGTCAGCGGAGCGTGCCGCGCCAAACCGCGGCCAGCCATCTCCTTCAGGAGACggtcgcggagacgcctcgaAGGAAGATCCCCCCCCAAGTCGAGCTGCGTACTCTGGGAGCCAGCGCCGGACATCCTTTTGA
- a CDS encoding hypothetical protein (encoded by transcript BESB_062220), with protein MAAVGASVLRQHAHFVVSLRADDLLVLLTDLRSTSRLVRRVFELAVQGGCRSPERTSANTASTSAATRPDGVPTIAKESIQMLDMLFGNMLQFVQLAENVASNILRRLRDTPSLLQAATTVTALHAALELCEPNRRDQTRATNKQCGGSGEHDIAIEDVAWLEEAHGYTATQGGLRDYLHKMPQTESAQRGVTRTSKAPGNLHKASREGHEDRRRFVGLSYDTVETLCGPLAFYRIPEFRVRLTELALLSATYPQALSDASATSEGALPALVEGHGRFVRDAVGRVSSSSLYSGDSPEGCALLSECRLPVRNEREGIGESASASSLPYVNESTPRVKSRTSSSKLGMAVLRATLESDGSCREWEVREDGAETQGIFHRTLKPCMPSAMRRQQLAVARSTEWLIVMQGTTGSLDPGRSTAETASRVWGEPHETGRRMTLEHRSLDSIVTSLLMLRMVKEDASVSMILEGIAVAESALASVLL; from the coding sequence ATGGCGGCTGTAGGTGCCTCTGTTTTGAGGCAACACGCGCATTTCGTAGTCTCTCTCCGAGCTGACGACCTTCTAGTGCTGCTCACTGACTTGCGCAGCACAAGCAGACTCGTTCGACGCGTCTTTGAGCTCGCTGTACAAGGCGGTTGCCGCAGCCCTGAGAGGACCTCTGCGAACACGGCATCGACCAGTGCTGCCACGAGGCCGGACGGTGTTCCCACCATCGCGAAGGAGAGTATTCAGATGCTGGACATGTTGTTTGGAAACATGCTTCAGTTTGTTCAGCTTGCAGAAAATGTAGCTTCAAACATCTTGCGCCGGCTGCGAGACACCCCTAGTCTGCTCCAGGCGGCGACCACCGTGACAGCACTGCATGCGGCTTTGGAGCTCTGCGAGCCCAACAGGAGGGATCAGACCCGGGCGACCAACAAGCAatgcggcggaagcggagagcACGATATAGCCATAGAGGACGTTGCATGGCTGGAAGAGGCTCACGGTTACACCGCGACACAAGGGGGACTGCGTGACTACCTGCACAAGATGCCACAGACAGAATCGGCTCAGCGAGGCGTTACACGCACCTCCAAAGCTCCAGGGAACCTGCACAAGGCGTCTCGGGAGGGACATGAAGATCGCCGACGCTTCGTAGGCCTTTCATACGACACGGTGGAAACGCTTTGCGGCCCTTTAGCATTTTACCGCATTCCTGAGTTTCGCGTACGCCTGACAGAGCTGGCACTGCTAAGCGCAACGTATCCTCAGGCTCTGAGCGATGCGTCTGCTACCTCTGAGGGTGCGCTGCCTGCTCTGGTCGAAGGACATGGGCGTTTCGTGCGAGATGCAGTTGGGAGAGTCAGCAGCAGCTCACTGTACTCTGGAGACTCGCCTGAAGGATGTGCCCTCCTCAGCGAGTGTAGACTTCCAGTACGGAATGAAAGAGAAGGCATCGGCGAATCTGCATCAGCGTCAAGCTTGCCATATGTGAACGAAAGCACTCCAAGAGTAAAAAGTCGAACGTCGAGCTCGAAGCTAGGGATGGCAGTGCTTCGAGCCACGCtcgagagcgacggcagctgccgcgaaTGGGAGGTTCGGGAAGACGGTGCGGAAACCCAGGGCATCTTTCACCGCACACTGAAGCCATGCATGCCTTCGGCGATGCGAAGACAGCAGCTCGCTGTTGCGAGGTCTACTGAGTGGCTGATTGTTATGCAGGGCACAACGGGCTCACTAGACCCTGGCAGGAGTACCGCAGAAACCGCAAGCAGAGTATGGGGAGAGCCACATGAAACAGGACGAAGAATGACCCTGGAGCATCGATCGCTCGACAGCATCGTCACGAGCTTGCTGATGCTTCGGATGGTGAAGGAGGATGCTTCAGTAAGTATGATTCTCGAGGGCATCGCAGTTGCTGAATCAGCGCTGGCGAGTGTGTTGCTGTGA
- a CDS encoding SAG-related sequence (encoded by transcript BESB_062230), with protein sequence MAASQIRARRLAFGVAFGVGLIFSTTLIARADSSGTSTPPVCTANSNVKVTVDAKSLQASFACDTKWGKLWPNKTDVMDSYFKDSTCDNTEKLVQTFGAGTSLKVTNKPADSYAEASARTSPVVYTLTHRLPRLPPPATQVPAGAPYQECCQE encoded by the exons ATGGCGGCCAGCCAGATCAGAGCTCGGAGGCTTGCCTTTGGTGTGGCCTTCGGCGTGGGACTTATTTTTTCAACGACGCTCATCGCGAGGGCTGACAGCTCCGGTACTTCCACGCCGCCAGTGTGCACGGCAAACAGCAATGTGAAGGTGACGGTGGATGCGAAATCGTTGCAGGCTAGCTTTGCGTGTGATACGAAGTGGGGCAAGTTGTGGCCGAATAAGACGGACGTGATGGACAGCTACTTCAAGGACAGCACATGCGACAATACAGAGAAGCTCGTTCAGACTTTTGGCGCCGGCACATCCCTGAAAGTCACCAACAAGCCCGCGGATTCCTATGCGGAGGCCAGTGCCAGGACCTCACCCGTGGTCTACACATTGACC CACCGGCTACCACGACTGCCGCCCCCGGCAACTCAAGTTCCAGCTGGCGCGCCCTACCAGGAGTGCTGTCAGGAGTAA